The DNA region ATAAGTTCGGTTTCATCCTGGGAACGGTTACCTTCGGTTTTGGCTTTGAGCATTTCAAGGGTGTCAATGGCGTGGCGGGCTAACGGCAGGTTGACCTCGGTTTTGGTGCTGGCGCCGGGCAAGGGGCGGCCGAGATGGTGCAGCGCGGTGGCGGCGATGCTCAAGATGAGCGATGAGAGTGTTGCCGGAATTTCTTCTGAGGTTTGATG from candidate division WOR-3 bacterium includes:
- a CDS encoding DUF1844 domain-containing protein, whose amino-acid sequence is MSDEKPQHQTSEEIPATLSSLILSIAATALHHLGRPLPGASTKTEVNLPLARHAIDTLEMLKAKTEGNRSQDETELINDLLYQLRLAYLQAAQKPVENPENKTP